ACTGGCGCGCGACCCGGGGCATGTCGTGGCGCTGATCAACCTGGGGGCAGCCCATGGGGCGCTGGGGCACCTGGACCGGGGCATCGAGGCCCTGGTGCGGGCGCTGGAGGTGGACTCGACCCGCCGCGACCTGCACTACAACCTGGCGGCCCTGTACCAGCGAGCTGCTGACCAGGGGCGGCCCCAGCTCCTTGACCGTGAGGGTGAGGGTGTTCACGGTGTGGACCGGCCCATCGGTGACGCCGAAGATCTCGGCGCGGACGGCGGCG
The bacterium DNA segment above includes these coding regions:
- a CDS encoding tetratricopeptide repeat protein; translation: MKLPWRRQEPEKQDFARQLRLANDALRKNDYPAAIAAYKAILDADPGNLGVLLNLGTALHLSGQHTPAIERFEQVLARDPGHVVALINLGAAHGALGHLDRGIEALVRALEVDSTRRDLHYNLAALYQRAADQGRPQLLDREGEGVHGVDRPIGDAEDLGADGG